A stretch of Candidatus Bathyarchaeota archaeon DNA encodes these proteins:
- the lysA gene encoding diaminopimelate decarboxylase, producing the protein MVKGKLREPLENRKGTLYFDGNSTKELAEKYDTPLYLISEKRIRENYNHLYEALVNAYKHVRIYYACKANTNLEVLKILESCGAYIDTVSPGEVFMALTSGFTPERILFTGTSVRNDELRFLADAKVTVNVDSQSELERLLKIAVPPIVSVRVNPEVGAGHHDHCITAGPESKFGLWEDDVVKAYATAKKARVERFGIHMHIGSGVLDVEPYVLAVEKLLSIAKRVHEEVGVDFEFIDIGGGIGVPYNPDEKEADLAQFASKVVALFKSKIKEYNLGKPFLCVEPGRFLVCDSSILLTTVNTVKSTPSKKFVGVDAGFNTLLRPAMYGSYHHVLVANKLGQKEKETYDVVGPICESGDALAKNRALPEIEEGDLLAVLNAGAYGFSMSSQYNSRPRAAEVMIRAGKPFVVRNREQLSDLTASQRNLE; encoded by the coding sequence ATGGTTAAAGGAAAACTACGTGAACCCCTCGAAAACCGCAAGGGTACCTTGTATTTTGACGGCAACTCAACTAAAGAGTTGGCTGAAAAATACGATACCCCACTTTACTTGATTAGCGAGAAGCGTATACGCGAAAACTACAATCACCTCTACGAGGCATTAGTCAACGCCTACAAGCACGTGCGCATTTACTACGCATGCAAAGCAAACACAAACCTAGAAGTGTTAAAAATCTTGGAATCCTGCGGCGCCTACATTGACACTGTAAGTCCAGGTGAAGTTTTTATGGCGTTAACCAGCGGATTTACTCCCGAGCGCATCCTCTTTACTGGAACCAGCGTCCGCAATGATGAACTCAGGTTTCTGGCAGACGCAAAAGTAACTGTGAACGTGGATTCCCAATCGGAACTTGAGCGGCTGCTAAAGATCGCTGTTCCACCAATTGTTTCAGTTAGAGTAAACCCTGAGGTTGGCGCTGGACACCACGACCACTGCATCACTGCAGGTCCCGAATCCAAGTTTGGCTTATGGGAAGATGACGTGGTTAAGGCTTATGCTACTGCTAAGAAGGCACGTGTGGAACGATTCGGTATTCACATGCACATCGGCTCAGGCGTCTTAGACGTTGAACCCTACGTTTTAGCCGTTGAAAAACTGCTCAGCATCGCCAAGCGGGTGCACGAGGAGGTCGGCGTAGATTTTGAATTCATTGATATCGGCGGCGGAATCGGGGTTCCTTACAACCCAGACGAGAAGGAAGCGGATTTGGCGCAGTTTGCCTCAAAAGTAGTTGCCCTTTTCAAGAGCAAGATTAAGGAGTACAACCTTGGCAAGCCATTCCTCTGTGTAGAACCAGGCAGATTCCTTGTCTGCGACTCAAGCATCCTGCTGACAACGGTTAACACTGTTAAGTCGACGCCTTCAAAGAAGTTTGTCGGCGTAGACGCAGGCTTTAACACGTTACTACGCCCCGCAATGTACGGTTCATATCATCACGTTTTGGTAGCTAACAAGCTGGGGCAAAAGGAAAAGGAAACCTACGACGTAGTGGGTCCAATCTGCGAATCAGGCGACGCCTTAGCCAAGAACCGCGCTCTCCCCGAAATTGAAGAAGGCGATTTGCTGGCGGTGCTTAATGCTGGCGCGTACGGGTTTAGCATGAGCAGTCAATACAACAGTCGCCCAAGAGCTGCAGAAGTAATGATTCGAGCTGGCAAGCCCTTTGTTGTTCGCAATCGTGAGCAACTCAGCGATTTAACAGCATCACAACGCAACTTGGAGTAA
- the dapF gene encoding diaminopimelate epimerase, producing the protein MKFWKMHGLGNDYVVIDNCNQTIPEAKLAGLAKKLCDRRFSVGADGLLLVFPSQTADVKMRIFNADGSEAEMCGNGIRCFARYCFENGIVDKSEFSVETLAGIKQVWLTLDAGEVQLVRVDMGMPNWNRKSLPMLGEGTCVNEDLQVDNTNYKVTCLSMGNPHCVTFVDNVSEFPVEQVGPLIENHKVFPNRANAGFAQVISKSEMKVRVWERGCGETLACGTGTCAAVAAANRLGLVNTKVTVHVLGGDLQVEVASEGLFLSGAAQKVYEGTLFGEP; encoded by the coding sequence ATGAAGTTCTGGAAAATGCATGGACTGGGTAACGATTACGTAGTAATTGACAACTGCAACCAAACCATTCCTGAAGCAAAGCTGGCTGGTTTAGCAAAGAAGCTCTGTGACAGACGCTTTAGTGTCGGCGCTGATGGACTTTTGCTGGTTTTTCCATCTCAAACTGCAGATGTTAAGATGCGCATTTTCAACGCTGACGGTAGCGAGGCAGAAATGTGCGGCAACGGCATCCGCTGTTTCGCTAGATACTGCTTTGAAAACGGCATCGTTGACAAGAGCGAGTTTTCTGTGGAGACGCTGGCGGGAATTAAGCAGGTTTGGTTAACGCTGGATGCTGGTGAGGTGCAGCTTGTCCGCGTGGATATGGGTATGCCTAACTGGAATCGTAAGAGTTTGCCGATGCTTGGTGAGGGAACTTGTGTTAATGAGGATTTGCAAGTTGACAACACAAACTACAAAGTAACCTGCTTATCCATGGGTAATCCTCACTGTGTAACATTTGTAGATAACGTTTCAGAGTTTCCAGTCGAACAGGTTGGACCCTTAATTGAGAATCACAAGGTTTTTCCCAACCGTGCCAACGCAGGCTTTGCGCAGGTTATATCCAAAAGCGAGATGAAGGTGCGTGTTTGGGAGCGGGGCTGCGGAGAAACATTGGCGTGTGGCACTGGAACTTGCGCTGCTGTAGCTGCTGCTAACAGGCTTGGCTTGGTGAATACAAAGGTGACTGTGCATGTTCTTGGTGGCGATTTGCAGGTGGAGGTTGCTTCTGAGGGCTTATTTTTAAGTGGTGCTGCCCAGAAAGTTTACGAAGGAACACTATTTGGAGAACCATAA
- a CDS encoding aminotransferase class I/II-fold pyridoxal phosphate-dependent enzyme: MTFEYADRIKRLPPYLFAEIEKIINQKKAAGVDLISLSIGDPDLPPPQFIVDALKEEVANLKNHNYSFSQGEPDFREAISEWYKRRFGVDLAHDQVVALLGSKEGIANIARAFVNPGDKVLVPDPSYPVYANGSTILCDGVAFPMPMLEADGFKPDFSKIDAQGAKMMFLNYPNNPTAATVDKAFLKEAVDFAKDNNIILCYDNAYSEISYDGYKAPSIMEIDGAMDVAVEFNSLSKTFNMTGDRIAFAVGNKTLVSGLAKVKSQVDSGPPVYTQKVAVKALASYVGSEQPEFLRKNNQIMQERRDLLVKTLCDIGYPCEKPKATFYVWVNCKGDSMKFAAKLLDVGVAVTPGVGFGKYGEGYARMTFTQPKERIVEACNRIASAF, translated from the coding sequence ATGACCTTTGAGTATGCTGACAGAATAAAGCGGCTTCCGCCGTACCTATTTGCAGAAATAGAGAAAATCATTAACCAAAAGAAAGCTGCAGGCGTGGATTTGATTTCGCTTAGTATCGGTGACCCTGACCTTCCACCACCACAGTTTATCGTTGATGCCCTCAAGGAAGAAGTGGCTAATCTGAAAAATCACAATTACAGCTTCAGCCAAGGCGAGCCTGACTTCCGCGAGGCCATTTCAGAATGGTATAAGAGACGTTTTGGCGTGGATTTAGCTCATGACCAAGTTGTTGCACTCTTGGGTTCTAAGGAGGGCATCGCAAACATTGCTCGCGCATTTGTGAACCCTGGCGATAAGGTGTTGGTGCCTGACCCGTCCTATCCAGTGTATGCTAACGGCAGCACAATTTTGTGTGATGGTGTTGCGTTTCCTATGCCTATGCTTGAAGCGGACGGGTTTAAGCCTGACTTCTCCAAAATAGACGCACAGGGTGCCAAGATGATGTTTCTTAACTATCCCAACAACCCCACAGCCGCCACCGTAGACAAAGCATTCCTCAAGGAAGCTGTGGACTTCGCAAAAGACAACAACATAATCCTCTGCTACGACAACGCTTACTCTGAAATCAGCTACGACGGCTACAAAGCCCCTAGCATTATGGAAATTGACGGCGCAATGGATGTTGCAGTGGAGTTCAACTCGCTGTCAAAAACCTTTAACATGACAGGTGACCGCATCGCGTTTGCCGTGGGCAACAAAACGCTGGTTTCTGGTTTGGCTAAAGTGAAGTCACAGGTTGATTCTGGCCCGCCAGTTTACACGCAGAAAGTTGCAGTCAAAGCACTCGCAAGCTACGTAGGCAGTGAGCAGCCAGAGTTTCTGCGCAAAAACAACCAAATCATGCAAGAACGCCGAGACCTACTCGTAAAAACCCTCTGCGACATCGGTTACCCATGCGAAAAACCCAAAGCCACCTTCTATGTTTGGGTAAACTGCAAAGGCGACTCCATGAAATTCGCCGCAAAACTGCTCGACGTGGGCGTGGCAGTGACTCCAGGCGTCGGATTTGGCAAGTACGGTGAAGGTTATGCGCGTATGACTTTTACGCAGCCTAAAGAACGCATAGTGGAAGCTTGCAATAGAATCGCAAGTGCCTTCTAA
- a CDS encoding glycosyltransferase family 4 protein, protein MKDTLSVLMLSWEFPPRVIGGISPHVYFLSKSLAKQGVKVYVVTCDFPDAPDHEVIDGVEVYRIDSYKNPAPDFATWVYLMNLNMQKETAALIKKLDGQIDVIHAHDWLVADAGIGLKHVFRKPLLVTMHSTEIGRRDGTHNNTEKMIHETEAWLTYEAWKVICCSDYMINHVRWAFGLPNDKLVMVPNGVNSNTYAQIQPDKEFRAKFALPEEKIVLFVGRLVYEKGIHILINAVPKILEKVNAKFIIVGSGYMKEQLLNIVRSMGLEHKVMFEGFMDEQTLQRLQKTADVSVVPSLFEPFGIVALEAMAAKSTIVVSDTGGLSEIVDHDVTGIKVYPNNPESLAWGITKILLDPAYSNKLRKNAYQKILDKYDWEKIAQQTKHIYENVLDDYSKSFWAQRSH, encoded by the coding sequence ATGAAAGATACCTTGTCTGTTTTGATGCTTAGCTGGGAGTTTCCCCCAAGAGTTATCGGCGGCATTTCACCCCACGTCTATTTCCTCTCAAAAAGTCTCGCAAAGCAAGGAGTAAAAGTTTACGTTGTAACCTGCGATTTCCCAGATGCCCCAGACCATGAAGTCATCGACGGCGTAGAAGTTTACCGCATAGATTCCTACAAGAATCCCGCGCCAGACTTTGCCACATGGGTCTACCTAATGAATCTAAACATGCAAAAAGAAACCGCTGCCCTAATCAAAAAGCTTGATGGACAAATCGATGTTATTCACGCTCACGATTGGCTTGTGGCAGATGCAGGTATCGGGCTTAAACATGTCTTTAGAAAGCCCCTTTTGGTTACGATGCATTCAACCGAGATTGGCAGACGCGACGGCACACACAACAACACAGAAAAGATGATACACGAAACCGAAGCATGGCTAACCTATGAAGCATGGAAAGTCATCTGCTGCAGCGATTACATGATTAACCATGTCCGATGGGCATTTGGGCTCCCCAATGACAAACTGGTTATGGTACCCAACGGAGTAAACAGCAACACATACGCGCAAATACAACCCGACAAAGAGTTCCGCGCCAAATTTGCACTGCCCGAAGAAAAAATTGTGCTTTTCGTGGGCAGACTAGTCTACGAAAAAGGCATCCACATCCTAATCAATGCAGTTCCAAAAATCCTAGAAAAAGTCAACGCCAAATTCATCATCGTAGGCAGTGGCTACATGAAAGAACAACTCCTAAACATCGTACGCAGCATGGGCTTAGAGCATAAAGTAATGTTTGAGGGCTTTATGGATGAACAGACACTTCAGAGACTACAAAAAACTGCGGATGTTTCTGTGGTGCCTTCACTGTTTGAACCCTTTGGCATTGTCGCATTGGAAGCTATGGCAGCTAAAAGCACCATCGTCGTGTCTGACACGGGCGGCTTATCCGAAATCGTTGACCACGACGTTACAGGCATAAAAGTTTACCCAAATAACCCTGAATCCTTAGCATGGGGCATAACCAAAATCCTGCTCGACCCAGCCTACAGCAACAAACTGCGAAAAAACGCTTACCAAAAAATCTTGGACAAGTATGATTGGGAAAAAATTGCCCAACAAACCAAACACATCTACGAAAACGTGCTGGATGATTACTCTAAGAGTTTCTGGGCACAAAGAAGCCACTAA
- a CDS encoding glycosyltransferase, whose amino-acid sequence MHVILFSWEYPPRMVGKLAEYTSNLASALAKNKVGTSVVTYHDSRTGTVEEPTGVKTTRVANPVHTHSGVLTWVLTLNQEVERAASNIYYEANKQIDLIDVYDWHFIPAAVTLKNGLGIPFIYSVESLEDHRSTSNTPYNMAIKSIEWLGFYEANQICVRTEWMKNEIIRIYQVPKEKIKVISTTHNGWIKSVLRIYRNVSGENKQ is encoded by the coding sequence ATGCACGTTATACTTTTTTCCTGGGAATATCCCCCAAGAATGGTAGGTAAACTTGCCGAGTACACCAGCAACTTAGCCTCGGCTCTGGCAAAAAACAAAGTAGGCACTTCTGTAGTGACCTATCATGATTCTAGAACGGGAACCGTTGAGGAACCCACAGGAGTAAAAACCACCCGCGTAGCAAACCCTGTACACACGCATTCAGGCGTTTTAACTTGGGTTCTAACCCTAAACCAAGAAGTGGAGCGGGCTGCATCAAACATTTACTATGAAGCAAATAAGCAAATTGATTTAATTGATGTTTATGATTGGCATTTTATTCCAGCCGCTGTCACCCTAAAGAATGGGTTAGGAATACCGTTTATTTACTCAGTAGAAAGCCTAGAGGATCATCGTTCCACAAGCAACACGCCATATAACATGGCAATCAAAAGCATCGAGTGGTTGGGCTTTTATGAAGCAAACCAAATCTGCGTGCGCACAGAATGGATGAAAAACGAAATCATACGCATCTATCAGGTTCCCAAAGAAAAAATTAAGGTCATATCCACCACTCATAACGGCTGGATAAAATCTGTTCTAAGAATATATCGAAACGTTTCAGGGGAGAACAAACAATGA
- a CDS encoding glycoside hydrolase family 57 protein: protein MTDVVFVFEVHQPHRLRRSLFWEGKVFRRLNKEQLFDYYFDNEADKDIFIRAARKCYFPSNQIILDLIDSHKRSKKQVNFSFSLSGVFLEQCEMFSKDLLETFKQLAETGRVEFLDQTYYHSVASLYPQDDEFIEQVKMHNQTIKSLLGCTPSIFENTELLYNNRIAKTIEDLGYRGIYTEGVEKILGEKSPNYLYTPKGAKKIRVFLRNYKLTDDVGFRFSARWWPEWPLTAKKYAGWLASAEGDCVNIFADYETFGEHHWPETGIHSFLQHLPDEMFCHENLRMATPSEIVDKCVSAGEIDVPEADGMVSWADVKRDQTGWLGNVMQWAYFTALRRLEPFIKEAGDETFLRLWRDFQISDHLYYMFTAGGGPGEVHSYFSPFESPMDAFAIAQTLLGDFEVRLRAEIFVANEPFLFHTGVGKQHFTGTMAWSLKGLIDAFQKVSPKALEFHIHNGDLEQWSQHSLKDAALTAELQKIKEAKKKGEPLRRALIVAAKKRYLYLRQHGRWITSSP from the coding sequence GTGACTGACGTTGTGTTTGTGTTTGAAGTTCACCAGCCACACAGGCTGAGAAGAAGCCTTTTTTGGGAAGGCAAAGTTTTCCGTCGCCTAAACAAAGAGCAACTCTTCGATTACTACTTTGACAACGAAGCCGACAAAGACATCTTTATCCGAGCAGCCAGAAAATGCTACTTCCCCTCAAACCAAATCATACTGGACCTAATTGACAGTCACAAACGTAGCAAAAAACAGGTTAATTTCTCTTTTAGTCTTTCTGGCGTGTTTTTGGAACAATGTGAAATGTTCAGCAAGGACCTGCTGGAAACCTTCAAGCAATTAGCAGAAACAGGACGTGTAGAGTTTCTGGATCAAACATATTACCACTCCGTAGCCAGTCTCTACCCCCAAGATGACGAATTTATTGAACAGGTAAAAATGCACAACCAAACAATCAAAAGTTTACTGGGCTGTACTCCATCCATTTTCGAAAACACTGAACTACTCTACAATAACCGCATCGCCAAAACCATAGAAGACCTCGGTTACCGTGGAATCTACACGGAAGGCGTTGAGAAGATTCTGGGCGAAAAATCCCCCAATTACCTCTACACGCCAAAAGGTGCCAAAAAAATCCGTGTGTTTCTGCGCAATTACAAATTAACCGATGACGTGGGCTTTAGGTTCTCTGCTCGTTGGTGGCCTGAGTGGCCCTTGACTGCTAAAAAATATGCAGGTTGGCTCGCCAGTGCAGAAGGGGATTGCGTAAACATTTTTGCTGATTACGAAACTTTCGGTGAGCATCACTGGCCTGAAACGGGTATTCACAGTTTCCTGCAACATTTACCTGATGAAATGTTCTGCCATGAAAACCTGCGAATGGCAACTCCCTCAGAAATCGTGGATAAGTGCGTGTCAGCGGGGGAAATTGATGTTCCTGAGGCAGATGGTATGGTTTCATGGGCTGATGTTAAACGTGACCAAACCGGTTGGCTGGGTAACGTGATGCAGTGGGCTTACTTTACAGCTCTGCGTAGATTGGAACCCTTCATTAAGGAGGCTGGGGACGAAACGTTTTTGCGACTCTGGCGGGACTTCCAAATCAGTGACCATCTCTATTACATGTTCACAGCGGGCGGTGGACCAGGTGAAGTTCACTCTTACTTTAGTCCTTTTGAGTCACCTATGGATGCGTTTGCTATAGCTCAGACTTTGCTGGGTGATTTTGAGGTTAGATTGCGTGCGGAGATTTTTGTGGCTAACGAGCCGTTTTTGTTCCACACTGGGGTCGGCAAGCAACATTTTACAGGTACCATGGCTTGGAGCCTTAAGGGCTTAATTGATGCTTTCCAAAAAGTTAGCCCTAAAGCATTAGAGTTTCACATACACAACGGTGACCTTGAGCAGTGGAGCCAGCACTCACTAAAAGATGCTGCCTTAACGGCTGAGTTGCAAAAAATAAAAGAAGCTAAAAAGAAAGGCGAACCCCTAAGAAGAGCCCTGATAGTTGCAGCTAAAAAACGGTATCTGTATCTAAGACAGCATGGACGCTGGATAACAAGTTCACCGTGA
- a CDS encoding winged helix-turn-helix domain-containing protein: protein MPGAEEEIYSTMFRSMKHPARRKILRMIANKPLTFSQLQDELGISSSYLTYHLENLGELISKEENGIYKLSAFGQATINTMKTVEETPSPKKEKYPLRKWKRAVAALTIALILVSSFAAVEIGAYLKASNDSEAWQSKYEQLISVSTNSEKALTFIDQVVQIDTSKYETSLLSRSVEHRDNLGGALEEILSYSLVNSESKMEVIFRFRNSQLSQYRLVIIEGAPIYAGLQPSSPLEEAKGLLSRFQAYQNAPYLQNMIDMLDMMVNSVQNVELTHGNLKLNTTSLGDATQFVWIYTENGVDFDPKMFDIVFYDRALTDLIDDMFLFSIGGTTINISADQAVTIARDALEEYSWIADGQTISDFGVVEPPVVKFHPNTRDTLALYPYWAVTFKLDTVYPGNVDQLIVGVYADTGDIGRIKTSY from the coding sequence GTGCCAGGTGCAGAAGAAGAAATCTACTCAACCATGTTTCGTTCAATGAAGCATCCTGCACGAAGAAAAATCCTGCGTATGATAGCAAATAAACCCTTAACTTTTTCGCAACTACAAGACGAACTGGGAATTTCCAGCTCCTATTTAACGTATCATCTTGAAAATTTGGGTGAACTAATCAGCAAAGAAGAAAACGGCATCTACAAGCTTTCAGCATTTGGGCAGGCAACAATTAACACAATGAAAACCGTTGAGGAAACACCTTCACCTAAAAAAGAAAAGTATCCCCTACGTAAATGGAAAAGGGCAGTTGCCGCTTTGACTATTGCGTTGATTTTGGTTTCAAGCTTTGCCGCTGTAGAAATCGGTGCTTACCTTAAAGCATCCAATGACAGCGAGGCGTGGCAGTCAAAATATGAACAATTAATCTCAGTTAGCACTAATTCTGAGAAGGCGCTAACTTTCATTGACCAAGTCGTCCAAATAGACACATCCAAATATGAAACCAGTCTGCTTAGCCGCTCAGTTGAGCACCGCGACAACTTAGGCGGTGCACTTGAAGAAATTCTCAGCTACTCTTTAGTTAATAGTGAAAGCAAAATGGAAGTGATTTTCCGCTTTAGGAACAGTCAGCTTTCTCAGTATCGACTAGTAATTATTGAAGGTGCACCAATTTATGCCGGACTTCAACCCAGCAGTCCACTTGAAGAAGCCAAGGGGTTACTTTCAAGATTCCAAGCCTACCAAAACGCACCCTACCTGCAGAACATGATAGATATGCTAGATATGATGGTTAATTCCGTTCAAAACGTCGAGTTAACTCATGGTAACCTTAAACTAAACACGACCAGCCTTGGGGATGCAACACAGTTTGTTTGGATATACACTGAAAACGGCGTTGATTTTGATCCTAAAATGTTTGATATCGTCTTTTATGACCGCGCCTTAACTGATTTGATTGATGACATGTTCCTGTTCTCGATTGGGGGCACAACAATAAACATCTCCGCAGACCAAGCAGTAACCATCGCCCGAGATGCCCTAGAAGAATACAGCTGGATTGCAGACGGACAAACCATCTCTGACTTTGGAGTTGTTGAGCCGCCAGTTGTAAAGTTTCACCCAAATACAAGAGATACCTTAGCTTTGTACCCG